In one window of Methanoculleus chikugoensis DNA:
- a CDS encoding thiamine pyrophosphate-dependent enzyme, producing the protein MTNITMRSVTNLSAIPKEEYLYKCTSACAGCSSSLCLRYVLKAAGPDSVLVVPACCTSVIQGIYPGTAMNVPVYNVAFAASAACASGMSEAFAAMGRETNVIVYAGDGGTVDIGIQALSGAFERGTNFLYICYDNEAYGNTGMQRSGATPLGARTTTTPGGKPTTKKDLDRIVEAHNPPYMATACSAYPLDLYKKVKKALSIEGPKFIHILAPCPPGWRYPTEKTVEMGKLAVKTGTWILYEREFGKLSISGPSKAAMKKPAPLEDYIKGQGRFKNLSPDIIDLMRQQVQQNIQRLAREEAGVC; encoded by the coding sequence ATGACAAATATAACCATGAGGAGTGTAACCAATTTGTCAGCGATTCCAAAGGAAGAGTATCTCTATAAGTGCACGTCCGCCTGCGCGGGGTGCAGCTCTTCCCTATGTCTGCGTTACGTGCTCAAAGCCGCCGGACCCGACTCCGTCCTGGTCGTACCCGCCTGCTGCACCAGCGTCATCCAGGGGATCTACCCCGGCACCGCGATGAACGTGCCCGTCTACAACGTGGCGTTTGCCGCATCCGCGGCCTGCGCCTCCGGTATGAGCGAGGCGTTCGCAGCCATGGGGAGGGAGACCAACGTCATCGTCTACGCGGGCGACGGCGGAACGGTCGATATCGGCATCCAGGCGCTCTCCGGCGCTTTTGAGCGCGGCACCAATTTCCTTTATATCTGCTACGATAACGAGGCATACGGCAACACCGGCATGCAGCGGTCGGGCGCAACCCCGCTCGGGGCGCGCACCACCACGACCCCCGGCGGCAAGCCCACGACCAAGAAAGACCTCGACCGGATCGTCGAGGCGCACAACCCGCCCTACATGGCGACCGCCTGCAGCGCCTACCCCCTCGACCTCTACAAGAAGGTCAAGAAGGCGCTCTCGATCGAAGGCCCCAAGTTCATCCATATCCTCGCACCGTGCCCGCCGGGGTGGCGCTACCCCACGGAGAAGACGGTCGAGATGGGGAAACTCGCCGTGAAGACCGGAACGTGGATCCTCTACGAGCGCGAGTTCGGGAAACTCTCGATCAGCGGCCCGTCAAAGGCGGCGATGAAGAAACCCGCGCCGCTCGAGGACTACATCAAAGGCCAGGGCCGGTTCAAGAACCTGAGCCCCGATATCATCGACCTGATGCGCCAGCAGGTGCAGCAGAACATCCAGCGGCTCGCCCGTGAGGAGGCAGGCGTATGCTGA
- a CDS encoding transketolase C-terminal domain-containing protein codes for MLTIATGNKAVAAAVKAAKPGVIAAYPITPQTEIVEQIAEYVAGGDLESRYIPVESEHSAMAACIGASVGGVRTFTATSSHGLLYMHEMIHWAAGARLPIVMANVNRALGPGWNTWAEHTDAFSQRDTGWLQVFVGTVQEAYDATLMAFRIAEDERVLLPMMVNLDGFALSHITQSLDTVELGDFVPPYHLPHAIDTANPLGYGPMTGPDDHFRFRWDIERSMRDARGVIAEVEREFAERFGRSYGPTEDYRCEDADVVVVAMGTLGKEAEVAIDRLRDEGIKAGSMRLRWFRPFPDLDLAGREVVVIDRDYSFGFGGVVAHSIKSKTGIEPYSVIAGLGGQEVTYNDIADFVRNRRPGTETWFGVSDHV; via the coding sequence ATGCTGACGATCGCGACCGGCAACAAGGCGGTGGCCGCTGCGGTGAAGGCCGCGAAACCGGGCGTCATCGCCGCATATCCGATCACCCCCCAGACAGAGATCGTCGAGCAGATCGCCGAGTATGTCGCCGGCGGCGACCTCGAGAGCCGCTACATCCCGGTGGAGAGCGAGCACTCGGCGATGGCGGCCTGCATCGGGGCGAGCGTCGGCGGCGTCCGGACGTTCACGGCGACGAGTTCCCACGGCCTCCTCTACATGCACGAGATGATCCACTGGGCCGCGGGCGCGCGTCTCCCCATCGTCATGGCGAACGTCAACCGTGCCCTCGGGCCCGGGTGGAACACCTGGGCGGAGCATACCGACGCCTTCTCCCAGCGCGACACGGGATGGCTGCAGGTCTTCGTGGGCACCGTCCAGGAGGCCTACGACGCCACCCTGATGGCGTTTCGGATCGCCGAGGACGAGAGGGTTCTCCTCCCGATGATGGTCAACCTGGACGGGTTTGCATTGAGCCACATCACGCAGTCGCTCGACACGGTGGAACTCGGCGACTTCGTGCCTCCCTACCACCTCCCGCACGCCATCGACACGGCAAACCCCCTCGGCTACGGGCCCATGACCGGGCCGGACGACCACTTCCGGTTCCGGTGGGATATCGAGCGGTCGATGCGCGACGCCCGGGGCGTGATCGCGGAGGTCGAGCGCGAGTTTGCCGAGCGGTTCGGCCGCTCTTACGGCCCCACGGAGGATTACCGGTGCGAGGACGCCGACGTCGTCGTCGTCGCGATGGGAACCCTCGGTAAAGAAGCGGAGGTGGCGATCGACCGTCTCCGCGACGAGGGTATCAAGGCCGGTTCCATGCGCCTGCGCTGGTTCCGCCCCTTCCCGGACCTCGATCTTGCCGGGCGGGAGGTCGTCGTCATCGACCGCGACTACTCCTTCGGGTTTGGAGGTGTTGTGGCGCATTCCATCAAGTCGAAGACCGGCATCGAGCCCTACAGCGTGATCGCCGGCCTCGGCGGCCAGGAGGTCACCTACAACGATATCGCAGACTTCGTCCGGAACCGTCGTCCCGGCACCGAGACCTGGTTCGGGGTGAGCGACCATGTATGA
- a CDS encoding 2-oxoacid:acceptor oxidoreductase family protein — MYEIRIHSRGGQGGVTAAKLLALAAFRDGKHATACPFYGAERRGAPVVSFVRIDDEPIKVYSQIHEPDLVIVLDTSIMDVVDVLDGLKADGTVLLNSAHPVAGCNGTCRHVDLTGIALAENLVVAGSPILNTPVLGALAKMGIVTLPSAEQAIREMFSDERNVKAARAAYEELKI, encoded by the coding sequence ATGTATGAGATCAGGATCCACTCCCGGGGCGGGCAGGGCGGCGTCACCGCCGCGAAACTCCTCGCCCTCGCGGCGTTCAGGGACGGCAAGCACGCGACCGCCTGCCCGTTCTACGGGGCGGAGCGGCGCGGGGCGCCGGTCGTCTCGTTCGTCCGGATCGACGACGAACCAATCAAGGTGTACAGCCAGATCCACGAGCCGGATCTCGTGATCGTCCTTGACACGAGCATCATGGACGTCGTCGACGTCCTGGACGGCCTCAAGGCCGACGGCACGGTTCTCTTAAACAGCGCTCATCCGGTTGCCGGGTGCAACGGAACCTGCCGCCACGTCGACCTGACCGGGATCGCGCTCGCAGAGAACCTGGTGGTCGCGGGAAGCCCGATCCTGAACACCCCGGTGCTCGGGGCGCTCGCGAAGATGGGGATCGTCACCCTCCCGTCGGCGGAGCAGGCGATCCGCGAGATGTTTAGCGACGAACGGAACGTAAAGGCTGCCAGAGCGGCATACGAGGAGCTGAAGATATGA
- a CDS encoding 4Fe-4S binding protein, giving the protein MRERLALSRPKEAASGKTGTWRTFRPVVDKETCNACGLCAQYCPDGVIDEELNIDLDYCKGCGICANECPKGAIAMVREER; this is encoded by the coding sequence ATGAGAGAGAGACTTGCGCTCAGCAGGCCGAAGGAGGCCGCGTCGGGGAAGACCGGGACGTGGCGGACGTTCCGGCCCGTCGTGGATAAGGAGACGTGCAACGCCTGCGGGCTCTGCGCCCAGTACTGCCCGGACGGGGTCATCGACGAGGAACTGAACATCGACCTCGACTACTGCAAGGGGTGCGGCATCTGCGCGAACGAGTGCCCGAAAGGGGCGATCGCTATGGTGCGGGAGGAGCGCTGA
- a CDS encoding Hsp20/alpha crystallin family protein, with protein sequence MAALRVAPYVCAYSDENEENLHIEIELPGVDKKDITFKMQETSFSIDAARGDVRYVGTYAIGCPVDTGKAKATFRNGLLAVDVPYIQPAAEETKQIPIAE encoded by the coding sequence ATGGCAGCGTTGAGAGTTGCACCCTATGTCTGCGCGTACTCGGACGAGAATGAAGAGAACCTGCATATCGAGATCGAGCTACCCGGGGTCGACAAGAAGGACATCACGTTCAAGATGCAGGAGACCAGTTTCTCCATCGATGCAGCCCGCGGCGACGTGCGCTACGTCGGCACCTATGCGATCGGATGCCCGGTCGACACCGGCAAGGCGAAGGCGACGTTCCGGAACGGCCTCTTGGCCGTGGATGTCCCCTACATCCAGCCGGCCGCGGAGGAGACAAAGCAGATTCCCATTGCGGAATGA
- a CDS encoding thioredoxin domain-containing protein yields MNPARGYDPEAPEASVRERSPPNRLINEQSPYLLQHAHNPVDWYPWGEEAFSRAREEGRPIFLSIGYSACHWCHVMEEESFADPQVAKLLNDVFVCVKVDREERPDIDQVYMAAAHALTGTGGWPLTILMTADKKPFFAASYIPKDSRYGMTGLLDLIPRISKIWQTQRQELESAGDQVLQALQSAAKTPPEEGELDEAVLDEAYNTFFRVFDGENGGFGDAPRFPTPHNLIFLLRYGNRTGKEPAYTMVEKTLHAMRRGGIFDQVGYGFHRYSTDAEWFVPHFEKMLYDQALLVMAYTEAYLATGREEFARTARETIAYVLRDMTDPDGGFYSAEDADSEGEEGKFYLWTKDEILAVLGEENGERFSRIFNVMDPGNYREQPGGRRTGKNILRLRRPLASWAHEFAVPEEDLAWFVEEGRQKLLAARERRLRPDKDDKILTDWNGLMIAALAKAARVFDEPDYLAAAERAAAFILTNLRRQDGRLLHRYRGGDAGLAATLDDYAFMIWALIEVYEASFTPGYLKTAVDLSRDLIAHYWDCNQGGFFFVPDDADVPVRQKPVYDGAIPSGNSVAMYALFVLGRMTANLELEETAERIRRVFVGTVSESPTACSHFLTGLEFMLGPNFEVIISGVPGAEDTKAMIGAIRSHYAPDAVVIFRPSDEEEPDIVRVAGFTRDIVTIEEKATAYVCTNYACDIPTTDPGEMVRLVRSTGRPPEPII; encoded by the coding sequence ATGAACCCGGCACGCGGATACGACCCGGAAGCACCGGAAGCATCGGTGCGGGAGAGATCACCACCGAACCGGCTGATCAACGAACAGAGCCCTTACTTACTCCAGCACGCCCATAACCCCGTCGACTGGTACCCCTGGGGCGAGGAGGCGTTTTCACGGGCGCGGGAGGAGGGAAGACCGATATTCCTCTCCATCGGCTACTCGGCCTGCCACTGGTGCCACGTCATGGAAGAAGAGTCGTTTGCCGACCCGCAGGTCGCGAAACTCCTAAACGACGTCTTCGTCTGCGTCAAGGTGGATCGCGAGGAGCGGCCGGATATCGACCAGGTCTACATGGCGGCCGCCCACGCACTGACCGGGACCGGAGGCTGGCCGCTCACCATTCTGATGACCGCCGATAAAAAACCCTTCTTTGCGGCGAGTTACATCCCGAAGGATAGCCGCTATGGGATGACCGGCCTGCTGGACCTCATCCCCCGGATCAGCAAGATCTGGCAGACCCAGCGGCAGGAACTCGAGAGCGCCGGCGACCAGGTGTTGCAGGCGCTGCAGAGCGCGGCGAAGACCCCGCCGGAGGAGGGCGAACTCGACGAGGCGGTCCTCGACGAGGCCTATAACACCTTCTTCCGGGTCTTCGACGGAGAGAACGGCGGGTTCGGGGATGCGCCCCGGTTCCCCACCCCGCACAACCTCATATTCCTGCTCCGGTACGGGAACCGGACCGGGAAGGAGCCGGCATACACGATGGTCGAGAAGACGCTGCACGCCATGCGCCGGGGCGGGATCTTCGACCAGGTCGGTTACGGGTTCCACCGTTACTCGACGGACGCGGAGTGGTTCGTCCCGCACTTCGAGAAGATGCTCTACGACCAGGCGCTCCTCGTCATGGCGTATACGGAGGCCTACCTCGCGACGGGGAGGGAGGAGTTCGCGAGAACCGCCCGGGAGACGATCGCCTACGTCCTGCGCGACATGACCGATCCGGACGGCGGCTTTTACTCGGCGGAGGACGCCGACAGCGAGGGGGAGGAGGGGAAGTTCTACCTCTGGACGAAGGACGAGATCCTCGCGGTCCTCGGGGAAGAGAACGGAGAACGGTTCTCCCGGATATTCAACGTCATGGATCCCGGGAACTACCGGGAGCAGCCCGGTGGGAGGAGGACAGGCAAAAACATCCTCCGCCTCCGCCGGCCCCTCGCATCCTGGGCGCACGAGTTCGCAGTCCCGGAGGAGGATCTGGCGTGGTTCGTCGAAGAGGGGCGGCAGAAACTTCTCGCGGCCCGCGAGCGGCGTCTCCGCCCGGACAAGGACGATAAGATCCTCACCGACTGGAACGGCCTCATGATCGCCGCACTCGCGAAAGCGGCCCGGGTCTTCGACGAACCGGACTACCTGGCGGCGGCGGAGCGAGCGGCCGCGTTCATCCTCACCAATCTCCGCCGGCAGGACGGGCGGCTCCTCCACCGCTACCGGGGCGGCGATGCCGGCCTCGCGGCAACCCTCGACGACTACGCGTTCATGATCTGGGCGCTCATCGAGGTCTACGAGGCGTCGTTTACCCCTGGCTACCTCAAGACCGCCGTCGACCTCTCCCGGGACCTCATCGCGCACTACTGGGACTGCAACCAGGGAGGGTTCTTCTTCGTGCCGGACGATGCGGACGTTCCTGTCCGCCAGAAACCCGTCTACGACGGGGCGATTCCTTCCGGCAACAGCGTGGCCATGTACGCTCTCTTCGTCCTCGGACGGATGACGGCGAACCTCGAACTCGAGGAGACGGCGGAGCGCATACGGCGCGTCTTTGTCGGAACCGTCAGCGAGTCTCCCACCGCCTGCTCCCACTTTCTCACCGGCCTCGAGTTCATGCTGGGGCCGAACTTCGAGGTGATCATATCCGGCGTTCCGGGCGCGGAGGATACGAAAGCGATGATCGGCGCCATCCGGTCGCACTACGCCCCCGACGCCGTCGTCATCTTCCGCCCTTCCGATGAAGAGGAGCCGGATATCGTGAGGGTAGCCGGGTTTACCCGCGATATCGTGACGATCGAGGAGAAGGCGACGGCATACGTCTGCACCAACTACGCCTGCGACATCCCGACGACCGATCCCGGCGAGATGGTGCGGCTCGTGCGATCGACGGGACGGCCGCCGGAACCGATCATCTGA
- a CDS encoding OsmC family protein — translation MNARNGVDMERVNALKAAMQEEPAAGRKTLSAITSWNGGAHSTTIVRNFAIPADEPVALGGTERGASPTELVLTGLSACIAIGIAYSAAEDGIEVDSIEIDVAGDLDLGGFLEIGEARPGLEEIRLTVRVDADAPREKIEELVDHGYRRSPVAASLEGRVPVRVCIGWEETGAGRVQR, via the coding sequence ATGAACGCGCGAAACGGGGTCGATATGGAGCGGGTGAACGCCCTCAAAGCGGCGATGCAGGAGGAACCGGCGGCGGGCAGAAAGACCCTCTCCGCCATCACGAGCTGGAACGGCGGCGCCCACTCCACCACGATCGTCCGGAACTTCGCCATCCCGGCCGACGAACCGGTCGCCCTCGGCGGAACCGAACGGGGGGCAAGCCCGACGGAACTGGTGCTCACGGGGCTTTCCGCCTGCATCGCGATCGGTATCGCCTACAGCGCGGCGGAAGACGGGATCGAGGTCGATTCAATCGAGATCGATGTTGCGGGCGACCTCGATCTCGGCGGATTCCTTGAAATTGGTGAGGCCCGACCAGGACTAGAGGAGATTCGCCTGACCGTCCGGGTGGATGCCGACGCGCCGCGGGAGAAGATCGAGGAACTCGTGGACCACGGTTACCGGCGCTCGCCGGTCGCGGCCTCGCTCGAGGGCAGGGTGCCGGTCAGGGTCTGCATCGGGTGGGAGGAGACCGGGGCGGGCAGGGTGCAAAGATAA
- a CDS encoding dodecin family protein, which produces MPQGDRGGMNMATTGGPSVAKVIELIGSSPTGWEDAAANAVKEAAKTVKNIRHVYLSECTAKVDGGRIVEYRANVKVEPFPSFFFEVSLRVGELLMKTPLRLAPEIPRSRRGCTGPIPDLAVGFACVWSAASLWVIFAPCPPRSPPTRCRP; this is translated from the coding sequence ATGCCTCAGGGTGACCGTGGAGGAATGAACATGGCAACAACGGGTGGGCCTTCCGTGGCCAAAGTCATCGAGTTGATCGGCAGCTCCCCGACCGGATGGGAGGATGCGGCGGCCAATGCAGTGAAAGAAGCCGCGAAAACGGTTAAAAACATACGACATGTCTACCTGAGTGAATGCACCGCGAAGGTGGACGGCGGTCGGATCGTGGAGTATCGTGCCAACGTGAAAGTTGAGCCTTTCCCGTCATTCTTTTTCGAGGTGTCTCTCCGGGTCGGCGAATTATTGATGAAAACTCCCCTTCGACTTGCACCAGAGATACCTCGCAGTCGTCGCGGCTGCACTGGACCGATCCCGGATCTCGCGGTAGGGTTTGCCTGCGTGTGGAGCGCCGCTTCGTTGTGGGTTATCTTTGCACCCTGCCCGCCCCGGTCTCCTCCCACCCGATGCAGACCCTGA
- a CDS encoding MBL fold metallo-hydrolase: MLFEKIKSDILAHNSYIVGADGEAAVIDPRRDCLVYAAVAGREGMKITKIFETHRNEDYVTGSRDLARPTGAEILHGAREEFGFGTAVREGETFSFGPLELEILETPGHTVESISLLLRDRSVSDDPLMVFTGDALFAGDVGRTDLAGEDKRREASELLYESLHQKILPLPDGTIVCPAHGAGSVCGGKISDREYTTIGFEKATNRLLSLPEETFVERKVNERLYEPQYFRMMRKLNREGPPLIYNLPHLRAYSAREIRSLMDRGVQIVDIRSPTSFAGGHIPGTISIWRQGLPLYMGYYLNYENPIVLVDDFNLDLDHVVRHFVRLGYDNIAGYLAGGFAAWFKQGETVERSGTWSPPDLAENLDDPSIWVLDVRNVNHREEDGYIQGSHHIYVGHLEEHIDEIPEDKRIVVHCDAGFKGSLAASILEKHGFRNVTNLLGGTIGWKAANYPLVKDEEKPLSVPPAM, encoded by the coding sequence ATGCTGTTTGAGAAGATTAAGTCCGATATCCTTGCTCACAACTCATACATCGTCGGGGCGGACGGGGAGGCGGCGGTCATCGATCCGAGGCGCGACTGCCTGGTCTACGCGGCCGTCGCCGGGCGCGAGGGTATGAAGATCACGAAGATTTTTGAGACGCATAGAAACGAGGATTACGTCACCGGCTCCCGGGACCTCGCCCGTCCGACCGGGGCGGAGATCCTGCACGGTGCCCGGGAGGAGTTCGGGTTCGGCACCGCTGTCCGGGAGGGGGAGACGTTCTCGTTCGGTCCGCTCGAACTCGAGATCCTGGAGACGCCCGGCCATACCGTAGAGAGCATATCGCTCCTGCTCCGCGATCGATCGGTCTCCGACGATCCCCTGATGGTCTTTACCGGCGACGCGCTCTTCGCCGGGGATGTGGGGAGGACCGATCTCGCGGGCGAGGATAAGCGGCGGGAGGCCTCAGAGTTGCTGTATGAGAGCCTGCACCAGAAGATCCTCCCGCTCCCCGACGGCACGATCGTCTGCCCCGCCCACGGCGCGGGTTCCGTCTGCGGCGGGAAGATCAGCGACCGGGAGTACACGACCATCGGGTTTGAGAAGGCGACGAACAGGCTGCTCTCCCTCCCGGAGGAGACGTTCGTCGAGCGCAAAGTGAACGAACGGCTCTACGAGCCGCAGTATTTCAGGATGATGCGCAAGCTCAACCGGGAAGGGCCGCCCCTGATCTACAACCTGCCGCACCTGCGGGCGTATTCGGCCCGGGAGATCCGCTCGCTCATGGATCGGGGCGTACAGATCGTCGATATCCGGTCCCCGACGAGTTTCGCCGGCGGGCACATCCCCGGAACCATCAGTATCTGGCGGCAGGGTCTTCCCCTCTACATGGGTTACTACCTGAACTACGAGAACCCGATCGTCCTCGTGGACGACTTCAACCTGGACCTGGATCACGTGGTGCGCCACTTTGTCCGGCTCGGCTACGACAACATCGCGGGATACCTCGCGGGCGGGTTTGCAGCCTGGTTCAAGCAGGGCGAGACCGTCGAGCGCTCCGGCACCTGGTCCCCCCCCGACCTCGCCGAGAATCTGGACGACCCGTCGATCTGGGTGCTCGACGTCAGGAACGTTAATCACCGGGAGGAGGACGGCTACATCCAGGGATCGCACCACATCTACGTCGGGCATCTCGAGGAGCATATCGACGAGATCCCGGAGGATAAGCGGATCGTCGTCCACTGCGACGCCGGGTTCAAGGGGAGCCTTGCGGCGAGCATCCTGGAGAAGCACGGGTTTAGAAACGTCACGAACCTGCTCGGCGGCACGATCGGGTGGAAGGCGGCGAACTACCCGCTCGTCAAGGACGAGGAGAAACCCCTCTCCGTCCCTCCGGCGATGTAG
- a CDS encoding acetate--CoA ligase family protein — translation MPERMLTESEGYRLLESCGIPVPPHHLATSASDARAAAGRIGYPVVMKVISPEIVHKSDVGGVVTGIESPEGAEEAFRTIMQNAAVRAPEATVTGIIVEKQMPAGLEVLIGGKTDPSFGKVITFGLGGKLVELLADASIRVLPATEGEIRAMIREIEGYRLVRGYRGEAPKDEEALVRVIAAMAQTFIEDPRIREFDLNPVIVYEKGVSVVDARIIVGETAGGAASRLSVRAPPDIFYPESIAVIGASASPNKVGYSVLRNLLSFSGNLYPVNPSRSELFGRTTYPSVLDIPGPVDWAVIAVPARIVPEVMEECGKKGVRLAVIVTAGFREIGGEGTALEEKVTAIARRHSIRIIGPNCLGIMMPHMRINATFDPVSPRAGDVAFISQSGAIITTVIDWSLPEEFGFSTVISVGNQADLGFEHFLRFAEQDTMTRSVTLYIEEIQDGRGFMQIVGEVAGRKPVVAVKSGSSRKGKAAASSHTGSLAGSYEVYIAAFRQAGVIPARSLRDAFNLAELLASEGYPRGKRAIAVTSAGGFAVLASDYAEAYGVDMVDLPDDVLRELNAFLPPFWNHANPMDILGDADATRFAALFDVLIRHQEFWDIAFVIAVPTTLVDPAHVANEIVRFSRNTEKMVVGCMLGGDSIRSGLRILRGSRIPNFEELEDAFKAVGSILEVRAVRQE, via the coding sequence ATGCCGGAGAGGATGTTAACCGAATCTGAGGGCTACCGCTTGCTCGAATCGTGCGGGATACCGGTGCCCCCCCATCACCTCGCCACCAGCGCCTCCGATGCGCGGGCGGCCGCCGGGCGGATAGGCTACCCCGTCGTCATGAAGGTCATCTCGCCGGAGATCGTCCACAAAAGCGATGTCGGCGGGGTCGTAACCGGGATCGAGAGCCCTGAAGGGGCAGAAGAGGCGTTCCGGACAATCATGCAGAACGCCGCCGTCCGTGCCCCGGAGGCGACGGTCACCGGCATCATCGTCGAGAAACAGATGCCCGCGGGGCTCGAGGTGCTGATCGGCGGAAAGACCGATCCTTCGTTCGGGAAGGTGATCACGTTCGGTCTCGGGGGGAAACTGGTGGAACTTCTCGCAGACGCCTCCATCCGGGTGCTGCCCGCAACCGAAGGCGAGATCCGCGCCATGATCCGCGAGATCGAGGGCTACCGGCTCGTCCGGGGATACCGGGGCGAGGCCCCGAAGGACGAGGAGGCGCTCGTCCGCGTCATCGCCGCCATGGCACAGACCTTCATCGAAGATCCGCGTATCAGGGAGTTCGACCTGAACCCCGTCATCGTGTATGAGAAAGGTGTCAGCGTCGTCGATGCAAGGATCATCGTCGGGGAGACCGCCGGGGGGGCGGCTTCCCGGCTCAGCGTCCGGGCGCCCCCGGATATCTTCTACCCGGAATCCATCGCCGTGATCGGCGCCTCCGCAAGCCCGAACAAGGTGGGCTACTCGGTTCTGCGGAACCTGCTCTCGTTTTCCGGCAACCTCTACCCGGTCAACCCCTCGAGGAGCGAGCTCTTCGGGCGAACAACCTACCCCTCCGTTCTGGACATCCCGGGCCCGGTCGACTGGGCGGTCATCGCCGTGCCCGCCCGGATCGTCCCGGAGGTGATGGAGGAGTGCGGGAAGAAAGGCGTCCGTCTCGCGGTCATCGTCACCGCCGGGTTCCGCGAGATCGGCGGTGAAGGCACGGCTCTCGAAGAGAAGGTCACGGCGATTGCAAGGCGGCACTCCATCCGGATCATCGGCCCGAACTGTCTCGGGATCATGATGCCTCACATGAGGATCAACGCCACGTTCGACCCCGTCTCGCCGAGAGCGGGAGACGTTGCCTTCATCTCCCAGAGCGGCGCGATCATCACCACCGTCATCGACTGGAGCCTCCCCGAGGAGTTCGGGTTCTCGACCGTCATCAGCGTCGGCAACCAGGCGGATCTCGGGTTCGAGCATTTTCTTCGGTTCGCCGAGCAGGACACCATGACCCGGTCGGTCACCCTGTACATCGAGGAGATCCAGGACGGACGCGGGTTCATGCAGATCGTCGGCGAGGTCGCCGGAAGAAAGCCGGTGGTGGCGGTGAAGTCCGGGTCGTCCCGGAAGGGGAAGGCCGCGGCGTCGTCCCACACCGGGTCGCTCGCCGGGAGTTACGAGGTCTACATCGCGGCGTTCCGGCAGGCGGGGGTGATCCCGGCCAGGAGCCTGCGGGACGCCTTCAACCTCGCGGAACTCCTGGCCTCCGAGGGTTACCCTCGCGGCAAGCGGGCGATCGCCGTCACCAGTGCGGGGGGGTTCGCCGTCCTCGCCTCCGACTACGCCGAGGCCTACGGGGTCGATATGGTCGACCTCCCCGACGACGTGCTTCGCGAGCTCAATGCCTTCCTCCCGCCGTTCTGGAACCACGCAAACCCCATGGACATCCTCGGGGACGCCGACGCCACCCGGTTCGCCGCCCTCTTCGACGTGCTGATCCGCCACCAGGAGTTCTGGGACATCGCGTTCGTGATCGCCGTGCCGACCACGCTCGTCGATCCGGCGCACGTCGCAAACGAGATCGTCCGGTTCTCTCGCAACACGGAGAAGATGGTGGTGGGCTGCATGCTCGGCGGCGACAGCATCAGGAGCGGGCTGCGCATTCTGCGGGGCTCCCGGATCCCGAACTTCGAGGAGCTCGAGGATGCGTTCAAGGCGGTGGGCAGCATCCTTGAGGTCAGGGCCGTCCGGCAGGAGTGA